The Hevea brasiliensis isolate MT/VB/25A 57/8 chromosome 1, ASM3005281v1, whole genome shotgun sequence genome has a window encoding:
- the LOC110642329 gene encoding uncharacterized protein LOC110642329, with amino-acid sequence MPATLSAMSSLILRASWDTQQRLPYNPNAPRNPNKKPLSQPNTLPPTPSPLASPSISLTAQSVSNLLKRNTKAQGVVTKLEDTYLGYERWMPSPPKVEKPRSVYNAATLAYIGDSIYELYARRHFLFPPLSIEEHNDRVMAVVRCEAQDALLQKLLNDNCLSAEERDVLRWGKNVGSAKTRTKKRAGAAVYNRASSLETLVGYLYLTNVNRLEEIMLKLGFSTGSSAQMIPEEVDGELTTI; translated from the exons ATGCCAGCTACCCTATCAGCCATGTCTTCATTGATATTAAGAGCTTCATGGGACACCCAACAGAGGCTTCCATACAATCCCAATGCTCCCCGAAATCCCAACAAAAAACCCTTATCCCAACCCAACACTCTCCCTCCTACACCATCGCCCCTAGCTTCACCATCTATCTCCTTAACTGCCCAATCGGTATCAAACCTTCTCAAGCGCAACACTAAAGCTCAAG GGGTTGTGACAAAATTGGAGGACACTTATTTAGGATACGAGAGATGGATGCCAAGTCCACCAAAAGTGGAGAAGCCTCGATCAGTTTATAATGCAGCAACTTTAGCATATATTGGTGATAGCATATATGAG CTATATGCTCGCAGACACTTTTTGTTTCCTCCATTGAGTATTGAGGAACACAATGATCGTGTAATGGCAGTAGTACGTTGTGAAGCACAG GATGCATTGCTCCAGAAGCTTCTTAACGATAATTGCCTATCAGCTGAAGAAAG AGATGTTCTTCGGTGGGGAAAGAATGTTGGTTCAGCTAAAACGCGGACAAAAAAGCGTGCTGGAGCAGCAGTTTATAACAGAGCATCTTCACTGGAAACACTA GTTGGCTACTTGTACCTCACAAATGTAAATCGTTTGGAAGAAATCATGCTAAAGTTGGGGTTCTCAACTGGTTCATCCGCGCAAATGATCCCGGAGGAAGTTGACGGTGAGCTGACAACAATCTAG
- the LOC110642303 gene encoding uncharacterized protein LOC110642303: protein MASQSTAPHPPPPQPPKESFSRRYKFLWPLLLTVNLTVGAYLFMRTKKKDTDLEEEVATNVSTPPTASPLPEKPISLPTIAEPVKLHEPIPENQQRELYKWILEEKRKVKPKDPQEKRRVDEDKAILKQFIQAKSIPSI from the exons ATGGCGTCTCAGTCTACGGCTCCTCATCCTCCACCTCCTCAGCCTCCAAAGGAGTCCTTTTCTAGGCGTTATAAGTTCTTGTGGCCCCTTCTCTTGACTGTCAATCTCACTGTTGGAG CTTACTTATTCATGAGAACAAAGAAAAAAGATACAGACCTAGAGGAAGAAGTAGCAACCAATGTCTCCACCCCTCCCACAGCCTCTCCACTTCCTGAGAAGCCCATTTCATTGCCTACAATTGCAGAACCTGTGAAGCTGCATGAACCAATCCCTGAGAATCAACAACGTGAACTGTACAAGTGGATTTTAGAAGAGAAGAGGAAGGTCAAACCCAAAGATCCACAAGAGAAGAGGCGCGTAGATGAAGATAAAGCTATTCTTAAGCAGTTCATTCAGGCAAAATCCATTCCAAGTATTTAG